The following are encoded together in the Natator depressus isolate rNatDep1 chromosome 10, rNatDep2.hap1, whole genome shotgun sequence genome:
- the RAMAC gene encoding RNA guanine-N7 methyltransferase activating subunit, which translates to MTSSLEVPLNYEEMFSHRFTSGDEEYQEYLKHPADPPPLVEEWKNRSGGNQRNRDRFQDGRQFRGRGDRHDWQGGNRSNQWPGRSWGNSYQQHRQGQSYYPQYEYGYNSYNPRPHYGRY; encoded by the exons ATGACTTCCTCGCTTGAAGTTCCTCTGAATTATGAAGAGATGTTTTCTCATCGATTCACATCAGGAGATGAGGAATATCAAGAGTATTTAAAACACCCAGCAGATCCACCTCCTCTAGTAGAAGAATGGAAAAACAGATCTGGTGGTAACCAAAGAAATAGAGATCG GTTTCAAGATGGCAGGCAGTTTAGAGGCAGAGGTGACAGGCACGACTGGCAAGGTGGTAATAGATCTAATCAGTGGCCAGGAAGAAGCTGGGGTAACAGCTACCAACAGCACAGACAAGGACAGTCTTACTACCCCCAGTATGAATATGGCTACAACTCCTACAATCCAAGGCCTCATTACGGCCGCTATTAA